Proteins encoded by one window of Akkermansia muciniphila ATCC BAA-835:
- a CDS encoding sulfatase, which yields MNISRIAAFLIPFLLGSACSASAASVKASRAAEPKRPNIILFLVDDMGWQDTSLPFWREEDGTPKPTFLNKRYRTPNMEALGKQGMVFTNAYAQPICSPSRCSLMSGMNSARHRVTNWTLLRDQTTDAGHQALKAPADWSVNGIQPAGTRASGTTHLPLTEEKIQYRMEKPFTQVLGLPALLKKQGYTTIHCGKAHFGSKNTPGANPRLFGFDYNIAGTEIGGPADYRGSRKYGTGNFHVRGLDENNYYENDTFLTEALTQEALKRLDAIRKNPREADKPFYLYMSHYAIHAPFDMRGYDKRFAEEYSNPNDGHKWSDNEKRYSALIQGMDKSLGDIREYLKKNNLDKNTVIIFMADNGGLAISGRMGNKESNYPLSFGKGSNREGGIREPMIVYWPGVTKAESVCTTPVIIEDFFPTILEIAGAKKIQAPQVVDGKSFVALLKGGSMNPNRSLLFHTPNVWGEGNGNNSLYSPSTAMRQGDWKLIYWHPDQKFELFNLKEDISEEHNLAEQQPERVKVMARTMTTLLKERKAQMPTYKKNNPAGAREGAPVPWPDQAAARL from the coding sequence ATGAACATTTCCCGTATTGCAGCCTTTCTCATCCCGTTCCTGCTGGGAAGCGCCTGCTCTGCTTCCGCAGCTTCCGTAAAAGCATCCCGCGCGGCAGAACCGAAACGCCCCAACATCATCCTCTTTCTGGTGGACGACATGGGCTGGCAGGATACATCCCTGCCCTTTTGGCGGGAAGAGGACGGCACTCCCAAACCTACTTTCCTGAACAAGCGCTACCGCACGCCCAACATGGAGGCTCTGGGCAAGCAGGGCATGGTCTTCACGAACGCCTACGCGCAGCCTATCTGTTCCCCCAGCCGATGCAGCCTCATGTCCGGCATGAACTCCGCCCGCCACCGCGTCACGAACTGGACGCTCCTGCGTGACCAAACCACGGACGCAGGCCATCAAGCGCTCAAGGCTCCCGCAGACTGGAGCGTCAACGGCATCCAGCCGGCAGGAACCAGGGCATCCGGAACCACCCATCTTCCCCTGACGGAAGAAAAAATCCAGTACAGGATGGAAAAACCCTTCACCCAGGTGCTTGGGCTGCCCGCCCTGCTCAAAAAACAGGGGTATACCACCATCCACTGCGGAAAAGCCCATTTCGGCTCCAAAAATACGCCCGGAGCCAATCCCAGGCTCTTCGGCTTTGACTACAATATCGCCGGCACGGAAATAGGCGGCCCGGCGGACTACCGGGGTTCCCGGAAATACGGCACGGGGAATTTCCATGTCCGCGGACTGGATGAAAATAATTACTATGAAAACGACACATTCCTGACGGAAGCCCTGACGCAGGAGGCACTGAAACGCCTGGACGCCATCCGGAAAAACCCCAGGGAGGCGGACAAGCCTTTCTACCTGTACATGTCCCACTACGCCATCCATGCCCCCTTCGACATGCGCGGTTATGACAAGAGGTTTGCGGAAGAGTACTCCAACCCCAATGACGGCCACAAATGGTCCGACAACGAAAAACGCTATTCCGCCCTGATCCAGGGGATGGACAAGAGCCTGGGCGACATCCGGGAATACCTGAAAAAAAACAATCTGGATAAAAATACCGTCATCATCTTCATGGCGGACAACGGGGGCCTTGCCATCAGCGGGCGCATGGGCAACAAGGAATCCAATTACCCGCTTAGCTTCGGCAAGGGTTCCAACCGGGAAGGCGGCATCCGGGAACCGATGATCGTCTACTGGCCCGGGGTCACGAAGGCGGAAAGCGTCTGCACTACTCCCGTCATCATTGAAGACTTTTTCCCCACCATTCTGGAAATAGCAGGAGCAAAAAAAATTCAGGCGCCTCAGGTTGTGGACGGCAAAAGCTTTGTTGCCCTGCTGAAAGGCGGCAGCATGAATCCCAACCGCTCCCTGCTCTTCCACACGCCCAACGTATGGGGGGAAGGGAACGGAAACAACTCCCTTTATTCCCCCAGCACGGCCATGCGCCAGGGGGACTGGAAGCTTATCTACTGGCACCCTGACCAGAAGTTCGAACTCTTCAACCTCAAGGAGGACATCAGCGAAGAGCACAACCTGGCGGAACAGCAGCCGGAACGCGTTAAGGTCATGGCCAGGACCATGACCACCCTGCTCAAGGAGCGCAAGGCCCAAATGCCCACCTACAAGAAGAATAATCCCGCCGGAGCCCGTGAAGGCGCTCCCGTACCGTGGCCGGACCAGGCGGCGGCCAGGCTGTAA